CAGCTCGGGCACGTTCGGTTCGAGAGGTCCCATACTCAGTACGCTATCCGCTCATCCGACGAATCACCCGGCCGGGTCTCCCTCAGCGCCCTTGCCCCACAAGGAACTTCACCCTTGCAACGGTCACCCGGCCGAATGCCGGGCCGACTCCCCGTCAGCCGCCGGTGACGCCGTCGATGTGCTCGCGCAGCAGGTCGGCGTGCCCGTTGTGGCGGGCGTACTCGGTGATGACGTGCAGGTACGTCGTCCGCAGGGACTGCTCCTCCCCGTACGCGGCCAGCACCGCGTCCAGCGGGGCGCCGGCCACCGCGAGGTCGGCGAGGCGCTGTTCCTCCAGCAGCGCCAGGTACTCCTGCTCGGCCCGCTCCGGCTCCAGCAGGTCGAAGTCGGCGTCCTTGTGGCCCTCCACGGCGTGCAGCGGCGGGACGTCCTGCCCGGCGAAGCGGATTCGGAACCACGTCCGCTCCACCTTGGCCAGGTGGCGCATCAGCCCGAGCAGCGAGAGCGAGCTCGCGGGCAGGGGGCGCAGCGCGAGCTGCTCGCCGGTCAGGCCGGCGCACTTGTGCAGGAAGGTGGCCCGGTGCCAGGCGAGGTAGCCGGGCAGCAGCTCGGTCTCGGGGGCGGTGAGCGAGCCGCCGGTGCGGGTGGTGGTGGGGACGGTCCATGTCATGCGCCCGATCATGCCCAGGTCCGACCGGGCCGCACCAGGGAATTTCGCCCAGGGCAGGGAGCGGGACCTGAGCCGGCTCCCGGGCCGGGGCCGGGGGCGAAGGCAGGGCCGGAGCGTGAACCGAGGCCGAGGCCGGAGCGTGAACCGAGGCCGAGGCCGGAGCCGGAGCCGGAGCCATGGCGGGTGTTCGAACCGTGTCTGCGGGATTCGGCCCGGGCCCGGCGTGGTGGTTGGTACGATCGCGGTGAGCCGTGACTGGCGCGCTGGGATGGAATTCACCATCGGGGAGCGGCTCCGTGCGGTGCCCTCGGGTGCCGTGTGCTGTAGCCGTGCGCCTGGGCCGTCCGAATCGTCGCCGTTCCGTACGAGGAGACCGCCCGTGGTCGAGCCCCTGCCCGCGCACACCTTCGGCAGCCCCGCCGCCGACACCGCCTTCCGCAGCGCCCTGGACGTGGTGCGCGCCGTCGAGCCCCGGGTCGCCGCGGCGATCTCCGGGGAACTGGTGGACCAGCGCGCTTCGCTGAAGCTGATCGCCAGTGAGAACTACGCCTCGCCCGCAGTGCTGCTGGCGATGGGCAACTGGCTGAGCGACAAGTACGCGGAGGGCACGCCGGGCCGCCGCTTCTACGCGGGCTGCCGCAACGTGGACACCGTGGAGGAGCTGGCCGCCGAGCACGCCCGCGAGCTGTTCGGCGCGGAGCACGCGTACGTGCAGCCGCACTCCGGGATCGACGCCAACCTGGTGGCGTTCTGGGCGGTGCTGTCGCAGCGGGTGGAGAGCCCGGCGCTGCGGCGCGCGCAGGTCCGCAACGTCAACGACCTGAGCGAGCAGGACTGGGCCGAGCTCCGCCGCGAGCTGGGCAACCAGCGGATGCTGGGCATGTCGCTGGACGCGGGCGGGCACCTCACGCACGGCTTCCGGCCGAACATCTCGGGCAAGATGTTCGAGCAGCGCAGCTACGGGACGGACCCGGCGACCGGATTGGTCGACTACGACGAAGTCCGGCGGATCGCGCTGGAGTTCAGGCCGCTGATCCTGGTGGCCGGGTACTCGGCGTACCCGCGGCTGGTGAACTTCCGCCGGATGCGGGAGATCGCGGACGAGGTGGGCGCGACCCTGATGGTCGACATGGCGCACTTCGCTGGCCTGGTCGCGGGCAAGGTGCTGACGGGGACTTCGACCCGGTCGCGCACGCGCAGATCGTCACCACCACCACGCACAAGTCGCTGCGCGGCCCGCGCGGCGGCATGGTGCTGTGCACCTCGGAGCTGGCGGAGCACGTCGACCGCGGCTGCCCGCTGGTGCTCGGCGGCCCGCTGTCGCACGTGATGGCGGCGAAGGCGGTGGCGTTCGCGGAGGCGCGCCGCCCCGAGTTCCAGGTGTACGCCCGGCAGGTGGTGGA
This is a stretch of genomic DNA from Kitasatospora fiedleri. It encodes these proteins:
- a CDS encoding DinB family protein; the encoded protein is MTWTVPTTTRTGGSLTAPETELLPGYLAWHRATFLHKCAGLTGEQLALRPLPASSLSLLGLMRHLAKVERTWFRIRFAGQDVPPLHAVEGHKDADFDLLEPERAEQEYLALLEEQRLADLAVAGAPLDAVLAAYGEEQSLRTTYLHVITEYARHNGHADLLREHIDGVTGG